Proteins encoded by one window of bacterium:
- a CDS encoding TraR/DksA family transcriptional regulator, which yields MKHLKKKEIEIIKKRLLEVRRDILGDVAANKSLSKEMGDDGIQDIGDMAAATYSQQVIMQLGERERERLREVEAAFGRVEDGTYGICEESGEPIPFTRLEAIPYARYTVAAQNEMERVRRAMG from the coding sequence GTGAAACATTTAAAAAAGAAGGAAATTGAAATAATCAAGAAAAGACTCCTCGAAGTCCGCCGCGATATTCTCGGCGATGTGGCCGCGAACAAGAGTCTCTCCAAGGAGATGGGCGATGACGGCATCCAGGACATCGGCGACATGGCGGCCGCTACCTACTCCCAGCAGGTGATCATGCAACTGGGAGAGCGCGAGCGCGAGCGCCTGCGCGAGGTCGAGGCGGCCTTCGGGCGGGTAGAAGACGGAACCTACGGCATCTGCGAGGAAAGCGGTGAGCCGATTCCTTTTACCCGCCTTGAGGCGATTCCCTATGCGAGATATACGGTGGCGGCGCAAAACGAAATGGAGCGGGTCAGACGCGCCATGGGCTAA
- the rsfS gene encoding ribosome silencing factor, producing the protein MERRLEGLLIAAESKKASAPVLLDLRGLSSEADVFFICSATNARQVAAIAEAIEEQLKELGDRPLYVEGLNEASWVLIDFGDIIAHVFQEETRRFYRLEDLWGHAPSFQLSPPKSVQTSEG; encoded by the coding sequence CTGGAACGGCGCCTGGAAGGACTTCTCATTGCGGCAGAATCCAAGAAGGCAAGCGCCCCGGTTCTTCTCGATCTTCGGGGGCTTTCCTCGGAGGCCGATGTTTTCTTCATCTGCTCGGCCACCAACGCCCGGCAGGTGGCCGCCATCGCCGAAGCCATCGAGGAGCAGCTCAAGGAGCTGGGTGATCGGCCTCTGTATGTCGAGGGCCTGAATGAGGCCAGTTGGGTACTCATTGACTTCGGCGACATCATCGCCCATGTATTTCAGGAGGAAACCCGCCGTTTCTACCGGCTTGAAGATCTTTGGGGCCACGCCCCGAGCTTTCAATTGTCCCCTCCCAAGTCTGTCCAGACTTCGGAAGGCTGA
- the nadD gene encoding nicotinate-nucleotide adenylyltransferase: protein MSEPAKGRVGILGGTFNPIHYGHLRPAEEVCEALGLEEVRLIPLAQPAHKEEGEIAPAEDRFEMVRLACEDNPRFVSDPIEIERGGVSYTIDTLCALQAGPCRGKETFFIIGADAFAELHIWRAPLELLEVTNFAVTLRMGQSAEEVLRTLKERLAPFRPGGISFESTGDSEFQFVDSKKVINFVPITHFEISGTDIRARARAGGSLRYLLPSPVELFIICRGLFGSPKPGPR, encoded by the coding sequence ATGAGTGAGCCCGCGAAGGGCAGGGTCGGCATCCTGGGGGGAACGTTCAATCCCATCCATTACGGGCATCTGCGGCCGGCCGAGGAGGTCTGCGAGGCGCTTGGCCTGGAGGAGGTGCGCCTCATCCCGCTGGCGCAGCCGGCCCACAAGGAAGAGGGCGAGATCGCACCGGCAGAAGACCGGTTCGAGATGGTGCGCCTGGCCTGCGAAGACAACCCGCGCTTCGTGTCCGACCCGATCGAAATCGAACGCGGGGGCGTGTCCTATACGATCGACACCCTCTGCGCTCTGCAGGCGGGGCCCTGCCGGGGAAAGGAGACCTTTTTCATCATCGGGGCGGACGCCTTCGCCGAGCTCCACATCTGGCGCGCGCCGCTTGAGCTGCTCGAAGTGACGAATTTTGCGGTGACCCTGCGGATGGGTCAGAGCGCCGAAGAGGTGCTCCGCACCCTCAAGGAGCGCCTCGCGCCCTTCCGGCCGGGCGGAATTTCATTCGAATCCACTGGAGATAGTGAGTTTCAATTCGTTGATTCTAAGAAGGTTATAAATTTCGTTCCGATCACCCATTTCGAGATCTCCGGCACGGACATCCGGGCCCGGGCCCGGGCGGGCGGCTCGCTGCGATATTTATTGCCTTCGCCGGTCGAACTTTTTATAATCTGCCGCGGCCTTTTCGGAAGCCCGAAGCCCGGGCCGCGGTAA
- the proB gene encoding glutamate 5-kinase, with product MKRDSSRREEPALKSRRVVVKVGSSVFTTPEERGVNRRVLGRIAGQVVELRAAGREVVLVSSGAIAAGVKRLLWKSVPREMRERQAAAAVGQPILMEAYGRAFKRRGVEIAQILLTHADLDVRTRYLNACHTFEALLARGVVPIVNENDSVSVEEIRFGDNDTLAAQVAQMVGAELVVILSDVDGLYDEDPRKNPRAQLLDRVEGLPAKVMKGAGLSVNPLAHGGMLAKMKAVKVLNRVGISTLIVRGRVPRVILRAVGGERVGTLFVPNGTRLRGRKGWIGTTISPKGWIRIDDGAVRALLKQGKSLLPRGVTGVGGDFRFGDPVEIRDSNGKALAQGLANYAADEVSQIAGKHSSEIAAILGGKDYDEIIHRNNLVIHE from the coding sequence GTGAAGCGTGATTCCAGCCGAAGGGAGGAGCCGGCCCTGAAGAGCCGGAGGGTTGTGGTCAAGGTGGGGAGCTCCGTCTTTACCACGCCGGAGGAGCGGGGGGTGAACCGCCGTGTTCTCGGCCGGATTGCGGGCCAAGTGGTCGAGCTCCGCGCCGCGGGCCGCGAGGTGGTCCTGGTGTCCTCGGGCGCCATTGCGGCGGGCGTCAAGCGCCTTCTCTGGAAGAGCGTCCCGCGCGAAATGCGCGAGCGGCAGGCGGCGGCGGCGGTCGGCCAGCCGATTCTGATGGAGGCCTACGGCCGCGCCTTCAAGCGCAGGGGAGTGGAGATCGCACAGATTCTGCTCACCCATGCCGATCTGGACGTGCGGACGCGCTACCTGAATGCCTGCCACACCTTCGAGGCGCTTCTGGCGCGGGGGGTGGTGCCCATCGTGAACGAGAACGACTCGGTTTCGGTCGAAGAGATTCGCTTCGGGGACAACGATACGCTCGCGGCCCAGGTGGCGCAGATGGTGGGGGCGGAGCTGGTGGTCATCCTCTCGGATGTGGATGGCCTCTACGATGAGGATCCGCGGAAGAACCCCCGGGCCCAGCTCCTGGACCGGGTGGAAGGGCTGCCGGCCAAGGTCATGAAGGGCGCCGGCTTGAGCGTGAACCCGCTCGCGCACGGGGGGATGCTGGCCAAGATGAAGGCCGTCAAGGTGCTCAACCGTGTCGGGATCTCGACCCTCATCGTCCGGGGGCGGGTGCCGCGGGTGATTCTCCGCGCCGTGGGCGGCGAGCGGGTAGGAACCCTGTTCGTGCCGAACGGGACGCGGCTCCGCGGGCGCAAGGGATGGATCGGAACCACGATCTCTCCCAAGGGGTGGATCCGGATCGACGATGGCGCAGTCAGGGCGCTTCTCAAGCAGGGGAAGAGCCTGCTCCCCCGCGGCGTCACCGGCGTGGGCGGGGATTTCCGCTTCGGCGATCCGGTCGAGATCCGCGACAGCAATGGGAAAGCCCTGGCACAGGGGCTCGCGAACTACGCCGCGGACGAGGTGTCCCAAATCGCCGGAAAGCACTCGAGCGAAATCGCCGCCATCCTGGGTGGCAAGGACTATGACGAGATCATTCACCGCAACAACCTGGTGATTCATGAGTGA